From a single Eubalaena glacialis isolate mEubGla1 chromosome 15, mEubGla1.1.hap2.+ XY, whole genome shotgun sequence genomic region:
- the HDHD2 gene encoding haloacid dehalogenase-like hydrolase domain-containing protein 2, giving the protein MAARRALKAVLVDLSGTLHIEDTAVPGAQEALQRQGATSVMVRFVTNTTKESKKDLLERLKKLEFDISEDEIFTSLTAARNLVEQKQVRPMLLVDDRALPDFKGIQTSDPNAVVIGLAPDHFHYQILNQAFRLLLDGAPLIAIHKARYYKRQDGLALGPGPFVTALEHATDTKATVVGKPEKTFFLEALRSTGCEPEEAIMIGDDCRDDVGGAQNVGMLGILVKTGKYRAADEEKINPPPYLTCDSFPHAVDHILQHLL; this is encoded by the exons ATGGCAGCACGCCGTGCATTAAAAGCTGTTTTGGTGGATCTCAGTGGCACACTTCACATTGAAGATACAGCTGTGCCAGGCGCACAGGAAGCTCTTCAAAGGCAAG GTGCTACTTCTGTAATGGTTAGGTTTGTGACCAATACAACCAAAGAGAGCAAGAAAGACCTCTTGGAAAGATTGAAAAAATTGGAGTTTGATATCTCTGAAGATGAAATATTCACTTCTCTGACTGCAGCCAGAAACTTGGTAGAGCAGAAACAAGTCCGACCCATGCTGCTGGTTGATGATCGGGCCCTACCTGATTTTAAAG GAATACAAACAAGTGATCCTAATGCTGTGGTCATAGGATTGGCACCAGACCATTTTCATTATCAAATTCTGAATCAAGCGTTCCG gTTGCTCCTGGATGGGGCGCCTCTGATAGCAATCCACAAAGCCAGGTATTACAAGAGGCAAGATGGCTTAGCCCTGGGGCCTGGACCATTTGTGACTGCTTTAGAGCATGCCACAGATACCAAAGCCACAGTCGTGGGGAAACCAGAGAAAACGTTCTTTTTGGAGGCATTGCGGAGCACTGGCTGTGAACCTGAGGAGGCCATCATGATTGGAGAT GATTGCAGGGATGATGTTGGTGGGGCTCAGAATGTCGGCATGCTGGGCATCTTAGTCAAAACTG GGAAATACCGAGCAGcagatgaagaaaaaattaatccACCTCCTTACTTAACTTGTGACAGCTTCCCTCATGCCGTGGACCACATTCTGCAGCATCTACTGTGA